The following are from one region of the Rhizobacter sp. AJA081-3 genome:
- a CDS encoding universal stress protein: MMKVLIAIDGSDAARRAIEAAGQLAKHGAAVGAVLVHVRESPAYYGELPPFDFQSIESGLRQRQADLLEAALAQARNSGLQTVTTQAAEGQAAQEIVRLAADGDADCIVMGTRGMNALGGLLLGSVAQRVVHLAAVPVMLVK; this comes from the coding sequence ATGATGAAGGTACTGATCGCCATCGACGGCTCGGACGCCGCTCGCCGTGCCATCGAGGCCGCTGGCCAGTTGGCGAAGCACGGGGCCGCCGTCGGTGCCGTGCTCGTCCATGTGCGCGAGAGCCCGGCCTACTACGGGGAGCTGCCGCCGTTCGACTTCCAGTCGATCGAAAGCGGGCTGCGGCAGCGGCAGGCCGATTTGCTCGAGGCCGCGCTCGCACAAGCCCGCAACAGCGGCCTGCAGACCGTGACCACGCAGGCTGCCGAAGGCCAGGCCGCGCAGGAGATCGTGCGCCTGGCCGCGGACGGCGATGCCGACTGCATCGTGATGGGCACGCGCGGCATGAATGCGCTGGGCGGCCTGCTGCTGGGCTCGGTGGCCCAGCGCGTGGTGCACCTTGCCGCGGTGCCGGTGATGCTGGTGAAGTAG
- a CDS encoding Crp/Fnr family transcriptional regulator: MSDTASTEDRLSCRDSWFVQRSAVTASVPAPLAELLAAMGAETPPAAMRTLPELAVPVWRVRAGAALLHEGASPESVHIVRSGSFKCLKTSEDGYEQVLAFSGPGEVLGFEALSRGRHTCSVVALEDSTVFAVPLRELDGWRQRAPALDHALQFALSRQLARAGEIAEMMAAVAAETRLARFLIWMSACMAERGQSPRRLYLRMSRRDIASLLGVAHETVSRSFTALAEWGYLRVVNREVEILDAAGLRGCTRNTRGLADDGGRAGVIPPRPRATARRHPELAVA; encoded by the coding sequence ATGAGTGACACCGCCTCGACCGAAGACCGCCTGAGCTGCCGGGATTCCTGGTTCGTCCAACGCAGTGCCGTGACGGCCTCGGTGCCGGCACCGCTGGCCGAGTTGCTGGCCGCAATGGGCGCCGAGACCCCGCCGGCCGCGATGCGAACGCTGCCCGAGCTGGCGGTGCCGGTGTGGCGGGTGCGCGCCGGTGCCGCGCTGCTGCACGAAGGCGCCTCGCCCGAGTCGGTCCACATCGTGCGCTCGGGCAGCTTCAAGTGCCTGAAGACTTCGGAAGACGGCTATGAACAGGTGCTCGCCTTCAGCGGGCCGGGCGAGGTGCTGGGCTTCGAGGCGCTCAGCCGCGGCCGCCACACCTGCAGCGTGGTGGCGCTGGAGGATTCGACGGTGTTCGCGGTGCCGCTGCGCGAGCTCGACGGCTGGCGCCAACGTGCCCCCGCGCTCGACCACGCGCTGCAGTTCGCGCTGAGCCGCCAGCTTGCGCGCGCCGGCGAGATCGCCGAGATGATGGCCGCCGTGGCCGCCGAGACGCGGCTGGCGCGCTTCCTGATATGGATGTCGGCCTGCATGGCCGAACGCGGCCAGTCGCCGCGGCGCCTGTACCTGCGCATGAGCCGGCGCGACATCGCCAGCCTGCTCGGCGTGGCGCACGAGACCGTCAGCCGCTCGTTCACGGCACTGGCCGAATGGGGCTACCTGCGTGTGGTCAATCGCGAGGTCGAGATCCTCGACGCGGCCGGCCTGCGCGGCTGCACACGCAACACGCGCGGGCTGGCGGACGACGGTGGGCGCGCCGGTGTCATCCCGCCACGTCCGCGTGCGACGGCGCGCCGCCACCCCGAGCTGGCCGTGGCCTGA
- a CDS encoding tetratricopeptide repeat protein — protein MTPAITPPADAAEIRAQLEAAVAALQGDRLDAAEALLLQVLSLDARQPDALHFLGILRHRQGDADAALALLERALQRAPANAGILLNRGNVLYENGRAPEAVAAYQAAIDHEPGSAQAWANLGTALHGLGDVAQARHAWQRTVQLDDGNADAWYGLSRTLIELGEVREGLIANSRAIALWPQQLQGREQVIRALVLLDRRDEAERLYREWLEEDPDNAVARHQLAAIRQHDAPLRASDAYVENVFDSFAAHFDGQLAALGYQAPQRVAQALAGRRRADASLNIADLGCGTGLCGPLLRPFARQLVGCDLSTAMLVKARQRDCYDALFKVELEHFLRHEPASFDALVSADTLCYFGPLDGVCAAAAGALRPGGIFVFTVEALDDEPEPWRLQTSGRYAHARTHVETALSAAGFDAPACERAVLRQEAGLPVQGWVVSAGLHRGVERRQRTLSPGS, from the coding sequence GTGACGCCCGCCATCACGCCTCCGGCCGACGCCGCCGAGATCCGCGCGCAGCTCGAGGCTGCCGTGGCCGCGTTGCAGGGCGACCGCCTCGATGCCGCCGAAGCCCTGCTGCTGCAGGTGCTGTCGCTGGATGCGAGGCAGCCAGACGCGCTGCATTTCCTGGGCATCCTGCGCCATCGCCAGGGCGACGCCGATGCGGCGCTCGCGCTGCTGGAGCGTGCACTGCAGCGGGCACCCGCGAATGCCGGCATCCTGCTCAACCGCGGCAACGTGCTCTACGAGAACGGCCGCGCGCCCGAGGCGGTGGCGGCCTACCAGGCGGCCATCGATCACGAGCCCGGTTCGGCCCAGGCCTGGGCCAACCTCGGCACCGCGCTGCACGGCCTGGGCGACGTGGCGCAGGCGCGCCATGCCTGGCAACGCACAGTGCAGCTCGACGACGGCAACGCCGATGCGTGGTACGGACTGTCGCGCACGCTGATCGAGCTGGGCGAAGTCCGCGAGGGCTTGATCGCCAACAGCCGCGCGATCGCGCTGTGGCCGCAGCAGTTGCAGGGGCGCGAGCAGGTGATCCGCGCACTGGTGCTGCTGGACCGCCGCGACGAGGCCGAGCGCCTGTACCGCGAGTGGCTGGAAGAAGACCCCGACAACGCCGTGGCACGCCACCAGCTCGCCGCGATCCGGCAGCACGATGCCCCGCTGCGCGCCAGCGATGCCTACGTCGAGAACGTGTTCGACAGTTTCGCGGCGCACTTTGATGGCCAACTCGCCGCGCTGGGCTACCAGGCGCCGCAACGCGTCGCCCAGGCGCTCGCGGGGCGCCGTCGCGCCGACGCGTCGCTGAACATCGCCGACCTGGGCTGCGGCACAGGCCTGTGCGGGCCGTTGCTGCGGCCCTTCGCGCGGCAGCTCGTCGGCTGCGACCTGTCCACTGCGATGCTGGTGAAGGCGCGCCAGCGCGACTGCTACGACGCGCTGTTCAAGGTCGAGCTGGAGCATTTCCTGCGCCACGAGCCGGCGTCGTTCGACGCGCTGGTGTCGGCCGACACGCTGTGCTACTTCGGGCCGCTGGATGGTGTCTGCGCGGCGGCAGCCGGCGCGCTGCGCCCGGGCGGCATCTTCGTCTTCACCGTCGAGGCGCTGGACGACGAGCCCGAGCCCTGGCGTCTGCAGACCAGCGGCCGCTATGCCCATGCGCGCACCCATGTCGAGACAGCGCTGAGTGCGGCCGGCTTCGACGCCCCCGCCTGCGAGCGCGCCGTGCTGAGGCAGGAGGCGGGCCTGCCGGTGCAGGGCTGGGTGGTGTCCGCAGGCCTTCACCGCGGCGTTGAGCGGCGTCAACGCACCCTCTCGCCAGGCTCCTAG
- a CDS encoding Hsp20/alpha crystallin family protein: protein MASRSFALASDIDEAKADAKYQSGVLELRLPKKATGSSKKLSVG from the coding sequence TTGGCCAGCCGCAGCTTTGCGCTGGCCAGCGACATCGACGAAGCCAAGGCCGACGCGAAATACCAGAGTGGCGTGCTGGAACTGCGCCTGCCGAAGAAGGCGACCGGCTCCAGCAAGAAGCTGAGCGTGGGCTGA
- a CDS encoding prolyl oligopeptidase family serine peptidase: protein MFRSIAHRGRLALAAFACGAVSAFAAAPPPAPSEPVTDTFHGVRVADPYRNLENVKSPQTQAWFKAQAEYGEAILSRIDIRDEMARRVAELGRSSGDLVREVVRLPGERLYYLKRPAGASQFKLVMRVGLKGAERVLVDPEQLAKATGVPHAINYFMPSWDGRTLAYGVSAGGSEDASLQLMDIASGKPIGAPIPRVRESYVSWSPDSRHLAYNQVRELPDGAPDTETFLDTTVFLLKVGQPASRARPLFGPLVDTSLKLERIDVGSIYFAPGGRYMVARTTDTTVPEGKLFVAPVASLAGRRIPWRQISSAADKITDVQMRGDTLYLRTYTGAPRGRVIAMPLKDAALARAREVVAEPTQGVLREFGLGRDALYTELQLGFNTRVMRHAKGTPRDGQDIAPGQAGSTFLIGDPAHAQRQPWVGTSSWTDLPRVLAVEADGSTRDTGLRNSQRPAGAPELEVSEVMVPSHDGVRVPLAVIHRKGLVRDGSNPTMLIGYGAYGFTFEAYYDPRALAWLERGGVIAFANVRGSGAFGDEWHRAGFKTTKPNTWKDGIACARWLIEQRYASPATMGIWGTSAGGIFVGRAVTAAPELFAAAVFDVGVLDAVRSEESANGITNISEFGTVKDPAEFAALLEMSTYHQIRDGTAYPAVMLVHGMNDPRVDVWNSGKAAARLQLASSSGKPVFMRLDGQAGHGVGSTAQQAASQRADIYSFLLWQFGKAGLKP, encoded by the coding sequence ATGTTTCGATCCATCGCGCACCGGGGCCGCCTGGCGCTGGCGGCTTTCGCTTGCGGTGCCGTCTCGGCCTTCGCGGCGGCGCCGCCGCCGGCGCCCAGCGAGCCAGTCACCGACACGTTTCACGGCGTGCGCGTGGCCGACCCGTACCGCAACCTCGAGAACGTCAAGAGCCCTCAGACGCAGGCCTGGTTCAAGGCGCAGGCGGAGTACGGCGAGGCGATCCTCTCGCGCATCGACATCCGCGACGAGATGGCACGGCGCGTGGCCGAACTGGGGCGATCCTCCGGCGACCTGGTGCGCGAAGTTGTGCGCTTGCCCGGCGAGCGCCTCTACTACCTGAAGCGGCCAGCCGGCGCGAGCCAGTTCAAGCTGGTGATGCGCGTCGGCCTGAAGGGTGCCGAGCGCGTGCTGGTCGATCCGGAACAGCTCGCCAAGGCGACCGGCGTGCCGCACGCGATCAACTACTTCATGCCCTCGTGGGACGGCCGCACGCTGGCCTACGGCGTCTCGGCCGGCGGCTCGGAGGACGCGTCGCTGCAGCTGATGGACATCGCCAGCGGCAAGCCGATCGGCGCGCCGATCCCGCGCGTGCGCGAGTCCTACGTGAGCTGGTCGCCCGACAGCCGCCACCTCGCCTACAACCAGGTGCGCGAGCTGCCCGACGGCGCGCCGGACACCGAGACCTTCCTCGACACCACCGTGTTCCTGCTGAAGGTCGGCCAGCCGGCGAGCCGTGCCCGGCCGCTGTTCGGCCCGCTGGTCGACACCTCGCTCAAGCTCGAGCGCATCGACGTCGGTTCGATCTACTTCGCGCCCGGTGGCCGCTACATGGTGGCGCGCACCACCGACACCACGGTGCCCGAAGGCAAGCTGTTCGTCGCGCCGGTGGCGTCGCTCGCCGGCCGCCGCATCCCATGGCGGCAGATCTCGTCGGCCGCCGACAAGATCACCGACGTGCAGATGCGCGGCGACACGCTCTACCTGCGCACCTACACCGGCGCACCGCGCGGCCGCGTGATCGCGATGCCGCTGAAGGATGCGGCGCTGGCCCGCGCGCGCGAGGTCGTCGCCGAGCCCACGCAGGGCGTGCTGCGCGAGTTCGGGCTCGGCCGCGATGCGCTCTACACCGAGCTGCAGCTCGGCTTCAACACGCGGGTGATGCGCCACGCGAAGGGCACGCCGCGCGATGGGCAGGACATCGCGCCCGGCCAGGCCGGATCGACCTTCCTGATCGGCGACCCGGCGCACGCGCAGCGCCAGCCCTGGGTCGGCACCAGCAGCTGGACCGACCTGCCGCGCGTGCTGGCCGTCGAGGCCGACGGCTCGACGCGCGACACCGGGCTGCGCAACAGCCAGCGGCCGGCCGGCGCACCGGAGCTCGAAGTCTCCGAGGTGATGGTGCCCAGCCACGACGGCGTGCGCGTGCCGCTGGCGGTGATCCACCGCAAGGGCCTGGTGCGCGATGGCAGCAACCCGACGATGCTGATCGGCTATGGCGCCTACGGCTTCACCTTCGAGGCCTACTACGACCCGCGCGCCCTGGCCTGGCTGGAACGCGGCGGCGTGATCGCCTTTGCCAACGTGCGCGGCAGCGGCGCCTTCGGCGACGAATGGCACCGCGCCGGCTTCAAGACCACCAAGCCCAACACCTGGAAGGACGGCATCGCCTGCGCACGTTGGCTGATCGAGCAGCGTTATGCCTCGCCGGCGACGATGGGCATCTGGGGCACGAGTGCCGGCGGCATCTTCGTCGGCCGCGCGGTCACTGCCGCGCCGGAATTGTTCGCCGCCGCGGTGTTCGACGTCGGCGTGCTCGACGCCGTGCGCTCCGAGGAGTCGGCCAACGGCATCACCAACATCTCGGAGTTCGGCACCGTCAAGGACCCGGCCGAGTTCGCCGCGCTGCTCGAGATGAGCACGTACCACCAGATCAGGGATGGCACCGCCTACCCGGCGGTGATGCTGGTGCACGGCATGAACGACCCGCGCGTGGACGTGTGGAACAGCGGCAAGGCCGCGGCGCGCTTGCAGCTCGCCAGCAGCAGCGGCAAGCCGGTGTTCATGCGCCTGGACGGGCAGGCCGGCCACGGCGTGGGCAGCACGGCGCAGCAGGCGGCCAGCCAGCGCGCCGACATCTACAGCTTCCTGCTGTGGCAGTTCGGCAAGGCCGGCCTCAAGCCCTGA
- a CDS encoding host attachment protein produces MKNWLVVANAARARVLEMSDKGEGYVHVADLVHPESRQKAGELGTDRAGHVTSGKHGAGSAEYRPRTDVHEREHEHFAREVAHVLNSGLATGRCAGLVLVASNPFLGELKAHLDTQARQRVLRTVPSDYTSLDDRELAQRLAAT; encoded by the coding sequence ATGAAGAACTGGCTGGTGGTGGCAAATGCCGCGCGGGCGCGCGTGCTGGAGATGTCCGACAAGGGCGAGGGGTATGTGCACGTCGCGGACCTGGTTCATCCCGAGAGCCGACAAAAGGCCGGCGAGCTCGGCACGGACCGAGCCGGGCATGTCACCAGCGGGAAGCACGGCGCCGGCAGCGCCGAGTACAGGCCGCGCACCGACGTGCACGAGCGCGAGCACGAGCACTTCGCCCGCGAGGTGGCCCATGTGCTGAATTCCGGCCTGGCCACCGGGCGCTGCGCCGGGCTGGTGCTGGTGGCCTCGAACCCCTTCCTCGGGGAGCTGAAGGCCCACCTGGACACGCAGGCCCGCCAACGCGTGCTGCGCACCGTGCCGAGCGACTACACCTCGCTGGACGACCGCGAGCTGGCGCAGCGGCTGGCGGCGACGTGA
- a CDS encoding type VI secretion system tube protein Hcp has translation MATTTFIKFDGIDGESTHKDHKGEIEVLSWSWGLTNSGGGTAGGGSGVGKATPQELRVVHRYDKASPLLAKMAASGRHVRTAMLSARKAGEGQKDFLKITMKEVFITSVATHDDGSGASEELAMRYGSIDFSYAPQTTKGGLGTPVAFNWNVKTGKVT, from the coding sequence ATGGCAACCACGACCTTCATCAAGTTCGACGGCATCGATGGCGAATCCACCCACAAGGACCACAAGGGCGAGATCGAGGTGCTGTCGTGGAGCTGGGGGCTGACGAACAGCGGCGGCGGCACGGCGGGCGGCGGCTCGGGCGTGGGCAAGGCCACGCCGCAGGAGCTGCGCGTGGTGCACCGCTACGACAAGGCTTCCCCGCTGCTGGCCAAGATGGCCGCCTCCGGCCGCCATGTGAGAACGGCCATGCTGTCGGCGCGCAAGGCCGGCGAAGGGCAGAAGGACTTCCTGAAGATCACCATGAAGGAGGTCTTCATCACCTCCGTGGCCACGCACGACGACGGCAGCGGCGCGAGCGAAGAACTGGCGATGCGCTACGGCAGCATCGACTTCTCCTACGCGCCGCAGACGACCAAGGGCGGCCTGGGCACGCCGGTCGCCTTCAACTGGAACGTGAAGACCGGCAAGGTGACCTGA
- the groL gene encoding chaperonin GroEL (60 kDa chaperone family; promotes refolding of misfolded polypeptides especially under stressful conditions; forms two stacked rings of heptamers to form a barrel-shaped 14mer; ends can be capped by GroES; misfolded proteins enter the barrel where they are refolded when GroES binds): MGAKRLLFGDEARERMRRGIDTLAEAVKVTLGPRGRTVILDRDYGPPQIVNSGVLVARSVELEDRFENMGAQMLREVASRTSEKAGDGTTTATVLAHAMIDEGMRYLAGGMNPMDLKRGMEQAVEAVVAELKQLARPCASSQEIAHVAAISANNDRSIGELLARAIDKVGREGAISIEDGSGLASELEVVEGLQFDRGFLSPYFMNNPERQTAVLEDAAILLYDKRLSSLQDLLPLLEEVVKAGRPLLVIAEEVESDALATLVINTMRGTIKTCAVKAPGFGDRRKAMLQDIAVLTGGAVVNDELGLTLAKARLADLGGARRVEVGKEDTTIIGGAGDPAAIRDRIGSIRKERDVATSDYDREKLDERIAKLSGGVALIKVGAATESELKERKIRVEDALHATRAAVEEGIVPGGGVALLRARRVLADLKGPNLDHDSGLRIVSRALEEPLRRIVQNAGDEPSVVLHRVDAAGDRAQGYNAATREYGDLLQMGVIDPAKVTRLALQNAASIAALILTTDCMIANAPAPKAPALPEAGAPPF; the protein is encoded by the coding sequence ATGGGCGCCAAGAGACTCCTCTTCGGCGATGAAGCGCGGGAGCGCATGCGCCGCGGCATCGACACCTTGGCCGAGGCCGTCAAGGTGACGCTGGGCCCGCGCGGGCGCACCGTCATCCTTGACCGTGACTACGGGCCGCCGCAGATCGTCAACTCCGGCGTGCTGGTGGCCAGGTCGGTCGAGCTGGAGGACCGCTTCGAGAACATGGGCGCGCAGATGCTGCGCGAAGTGGCCTCGCGCACCAGCGAGAAGGCCGGCGACGGCACCACCACCGCCACCGTGCTGGCCCACGCGATGATCGACGAGGGCATGCGCTACCTGGCCGGCGGCATGAACCCGATGGACCTCAAGCGCGGCATGGAGCAGGCCGTGGAGGCGGTGGTCGCGGAGCTCAAGCAGCTCGCGCGGCCCTGCGCCAGCTCGCAGGAGATCGCCCACGTGGCGGCCATCTCGGCCAACAACGACCGCTCGATCGGCGAGTTGCTCGCCCGCGCCATCGACAAGGTCGGCCGCGAAGGCGCGATCTCGATCGAGGACGGCTCGGGCCTGGCCAGCGAGCTGGAGGTGGTCGAAGGCCTGCAGTTCGACCGCGGCTTCCTGTCGCCCTACTTCATGAACAACCCCGAGCGGCAGACCGCCGTGCTCGAGGACGCGGCCATCCTGCTCTACGACAAGCGCCTGTCGTCGCTGCAGGACCTGCTGCCGCTGCTGGAAGAAGTGGTCAAGGCCGGCCGGCCGCTGCTGGTGATCGCCGAGGAAGTGGAGAGCGACGCGCTGGCCACGCTGGTGATCAACACGATGCGCGGCACGATCAAGACCTGCGCGGTGAAGGCGCCGGGTTTCGGCGACCGCCGCAAGGCCATGCTGCAGGACATCGCCGTGCTCACCGGCGGCGCGGTGGTCAATGACGAGCTCGGCCTCACGCTGGCCAAGGCGCGGCTGGCCGACCTGGGCGGGGCTCGCCGCGTCGAGGTGGGCAAGGAAGACACCACGATCATCGGCGGTGCCGGCGACCCTGCGGCGATCCGCGACCGCATCGGCAGCATCCGCAAGGAGCGCGACGTCGCCACCAGCGACTATGACCGCGAGAAGCTCGACGAACGCATCGCCAAGCTGTCGGGCGGTGTGGCGTTGATCAAGGTCGGCGCGGCCACCGAGTCGGAACTGAAGGAACGCAAGATCCGCGTCGAGGACGCGCTGCACGCCACCCGCGCCGCGGTTGAGGAAGGCATCGTGCCCGGTGGCGGCGTGGCGCTGCTGCGCGCGCGCCGCGTGCTTGCCGACTTGAAGGGGCCGAACCTCGACCACGACTCGGGCCTGCGCATCGTCTCGCGCGCGCTGGAGGAGCCGCTGCGCCGCATCGTGCAGAACGCCGGCGACGAGCCCTCGGTGGTGCTGCACCGCGTCGACGCGGCCGGCGACCGTGCGCAGGGCTACAACGCCGCCACGCGCGAGTACGGTGACCTGCTGCAGATGGGCGTGATCGACCCCGCCAAGGTGACGCGGCTGGCATTGCAGAACGCTGCCTCGATCGCTGCGCTGATCCTCACCACCGACTGCATGATTGCCAATGCACCGGCACCGAAGGCGCCGGCGCTGCCCGAGGCCGGCGCTCCGCCGTTCTGA
- a CDS encoding phosphatase PAP2 family protein, translating to MPDFAWAHTLDTQVALAIAKGATPGLRAFMEGLSAAHGPRGIAVLTAAVAALLIADRQRADALWLLLVVFGGATLNHLLKHTIQRPRPGMEYLGAVATDFSFPSGHAANTTLLYGAMAVLLIRHVRAPGLRALPAAFAGSVVLLVGSSRLVLGAHRFSDVAAGVLLGVLVLAIGEGVRRALQR from the coding sequence ATGCCGGATTTCGCCTGGGCACACACCCTGGATACCCAGGTCGCACTCGCCATCGCGAAGGGGGCCACGCCGGGTCTGCGGGCCTTCATGGAAGGACTGTCGGCGGCGCACGGACCGCGCGGCATCGCCGTGCTCACGGCTGCCGTGGCGGCGCTGCTGATCGCGGACCGCCAGCGTGCCGACGCGTTGTGGCTGCTGCTAGTGGTGTTCGGCGGCGCCACCTTGAACCACCTCCTCAAGCACACCATCCAGCGGCCGCGACCGGGCATGGAGTATCTCGGCGCGGTGGCGACCGACTTCAGCTTTCCCAGCGGTCACGCGGCCAACACGACGCTGCTCTATGGCGCGATGGCGGTGCTGCTGATCCGCCATGTGCGTGCGCCCGGCTTGCGCGCTCTGCCTGCAGCGTTTGCCGGATCGGTCGTGCTGCTGGTCGGCAGCAGCCGGCTGGTGCTGGGCGCGCACCGCTTCAGCGACGTGGCCGCGGGCGTGCTGCTGGGGGTGCTGGTGCTGGCGATTGGTGAGGGCGTGCGCCGCGCACTGCAGCGTTGA
- a CDS encoding DUF2934 domain-containing protein, whose product MSPNRRPSHAQRHAHRHAPGAASTPVATAADTDTEATLELPAPEDHELIEGPSREDMIRRRAFDLYQRNGCVDGRELDDWLAAEAELGREVMEGDSPMDGAIERE is encoded by the coding sequence ATGAGCCCGAACCGCCGTCCCAGTCACGCTCAACGCCATGCGCACCGCCACGCGCCGGGCGCAGCGTCGACTCCGGTCGCCACCGCCGCCGACACCGACACCGAAGCGACGCTGGAACTGCCCGCGCCCGAGGATCACGAGCTCATCGAAGGCCCGAGCCGGGAAGACATGATCCGACGCCGCGCCTTCGACCTGTACCAGCGCAATGGCTGCGTCGACGGCCGCGAGCTCGACGACTGGCTGGCCGCCGAAGCCGAGCTGGGCCGGGAGGTCATGGAGGGCGATTCACCGATGGACGGCGCCATCGAACGCGAGTGA